AGTATTATTGTCTGTTGCATTAATGCCGCTTATATTAATTAGTATTGCGATGACCAGCAGTATCATTGCATATTTTTTTAAATTCATTTTTTTATTTTCCCCCTAACTAAACTTTTTTTCTATTATATTATCCTACTATTTTTACAAGTAATTAAGTAAAGTTTATATGCATTATTATATAAAAAAGTATACATTAGATAATTATTCAAATGTACTTTAATATGTTATATTGTAATTAAAATATATATTATTTGAATTAGTTGTTTAATAATGTAAATTTAAATTTTAGGTGTAAAAACTTTAAAGAATAAGGGAGATTGAAATGGATAATAAAAGCATTTTTGTTTCTTTAATATTTCTAATGTTTTTGGTGGGAATTTCATTTGTTTCTGCACAGGACATTAGTTCTTTGGAAGAAGTTTCATCTGTGGAAGTTGCGGATGATGTAATTTCTGTTGATGATTCTGTTGATGATGTGTCAACATCTGATGTTGGCGATGAAGTGATTTCAGATAGTGGATCAACTCAATATGCTAATTCTTGGGCTGATTTAAAATCTGATGTCGAGGATTCAAGTGTAGATACAGTTAAATTAAATGCTAGTGACATTGCTCCGTCAAGCAGTAGTTCAGATCAAATCAGTATAAATCATGACATAACTATTGTAGGGGAGGAAGGCAGTTATATAGGTAGTGCCGATTGGAATAGTGCTCCAGTATATAATTACATTCCTATTGTTACTTCAGGCAATAATTTAAATGTAAAATTTGAGAATGTGACATTCCAGTACTTGTCAGATAATATTTTAATGAAACTGATGGGTAATGGAAACTATGTCTTTAAAAACTGTGTATTCAATAATATTAACTGTACAGGTTCTCACCAGTCAGTAATCTGGTTGAATTATGGATATGCGTTACTTGAAAATTGTACTTTTACAAATATTAAGTCTAGTTATGGTGCAATAACCAACTATTACACATCTTGGGGTACTGCTGTTAATAATGCTAGGATGACTGTTAAGGATTGTGAATTTTATGATAATATTGGTTTAAGTGAGCCTGGTTGTATTAATAACTGTGGTTATTTGGAAGTTTATGATTCTACTTTTGAAAATAATCGTGCAAATTGGTGGGCTGGTGCAATACACACTCACAACTATGCAAATACAAGTATTTGGAATTCAGTATTCAGAAATAATAAAGCAGGATGGAATGGTGGAGCATTATATGCTTACAGTGATTTACAAGTATATAATTCCACATTCATAGAAAATACTTGTACTGGTCAATATGGTGGAGGTGCAATAGGTTCAAGCAACAGAGTCAGAGTAACTGTCGACAATTGTCTGTTTAAAAACAATAATGCTCCAAATAGTGCTGGTGGTGCTATATGGGCTAATGGTGCAGGATATTTAAATGTAACTGATAGTGAATTTATTAACAACACTGCACCAGTAAATAAGGGTATGGATATTTATTATTCATATACTGGAAGTAGTTCAACTGCTGCATACTTTAATTGTTATTATAATGATTTCTATGGAGCAAACAATGCCACTTATTCAATCTATACTTCTAATAGTTATTTGAATGTAAATGGTATGGATACTAATAATTTTTATGATATTGGGGACTATGTTGAACCTAGTGAAGAAAATGATACTAATGGGTCTTCAGGTACTGTTATAGTTCCTGATAATTTTAATGGTACTCAATTATGGAATGCTAGTTTAAGTGGTGCTTTAGGCGGTACTCCTTTAATTGATGGAGATGTGATTTATGTTCCTAATGGGCATTCCATTTACTGTTTAAACATTACTAATGGTGATTTAATATGGAGTGCTTCTTCTCCTTGGACTGATTATCCTGATTATGATAATTTCCATGATTTAGCATTGCATAATGGAGTTCTTGTTGCTCCTTGTGATATGGATAAGTTATATTTCTTTGATGCTGCCACTGGTAGTGAGGTTAATGCTACTTCAGACATGTGGAAAGCATCCAGTAAATATGGTGTATTGATTAATGATGATACAATTTATGTAAGCAGTGAATATCCATATGGTGAAAATGGCAATGCTTGGATTGCAGTTGTAAAACAGGTAAATGGTGTTTATACTTATATGGGTAGTATTTTAGAGATCAATGGTGTTGAAAATTATGCATTGCTTTCTGCTCCAGTTCTTTGGAATAATTACTTATGGGTAAATACTGTTAATGGTTTAATGCGTGTTGATTTAACCACTAACGCTTCCAGTATCATTTTAGCTAATACTGTGGGCAAACCTGTTATTGGTGGAGATTATCTTTACATTTTAACTAGTAATAATCATATTCGTGGAATAGATTCAACTGGTAGTGTTGTTAAAGATATCACTGTTGGAGGTAATGTTGGTAGTACTTTAGCAATCAATAGTGCAAATACTGTATTGTATACTGTTAATGCTGAAGGTAATATTTATCGTGCAGGTGTTAGTTCCAGTAGTGCAAATTATATTACTCAAATTAATCCCGTTTCTTCTGCTCTTGCAGTAGGTAGTGATGGTTATTTATATATTGGTGATGATGCAGGAATATTATGGGTAATCGATATCTATTATTCACTTAATAAGTGGAGATCAACAGTTGTATGGGCATATAACACTACTTCAACAATTCATGGTGAAGTAATAAATAATAATATGGTGTATGTTGGAACAGAAGATACATTTTATGTATTATACAATAATTTACTTTCTAATGGAATCAATGAACAGTTGAATAAATATAATTCACTATTGAGTAATAAAAATGAAAAATTAAGTAGTTATGAGGATATTTTAAATGCTGCTAGTGAAAAAATTATTCCTGAAGGAACATTAACATATAATGTTTTTATGGATGGAGATAGTACTTACTATTTGAATGGAACTTACTATATCAATTCAGGTATAATGTTAGGTGTTAATGAAGATATGGTTAGTTTAAATAATATCTGTATTAAACCACAAGAGGGTACTAATGCAACCATAGTCTTTAAAAAATATCTTAATTATCATGACCCTTCATTACTTTATATTCCGAGTGGTGAAAATATTACTATAGAAAATATAAAATTTACAACAACTTCAGATTATACTAATGGATATGGTATAATTTATATAATAGGTGATGTTAAAAATTTATATTTTAAAAATTGTACATTTGAAAATTGTATTGATAATTATCTTAGTGGAGAGGATTGTGCCATATTTAATGTAGATTACAGTTATGATGAAGACAATAATCCTATTGCGAAACCATCTAATGTTGTAATAAACAAGTGTACATTTGTTACTTGCAGTAAGTTAAATGAAAATATTTTTACTAGAAATGTTGATTTAATCAACATATCTGATTGTATCTTTGAAGAAAATAATCTTAAATCATCTGAAATTGTATCTGAAGCTAATATTGCTTTAAATAATAATAAGTTTGATAGTGCTAATCCTATTACTATTGAGGGTAATGGTAAAATAGTTTCTGATGTTTCATTTAATGTTTTAACTAAAAGTTTAATTTTGGGTGAAGCTGGTAGTATTGTTGGTGAGTTAGTGGATGATAATGGTAATCGTATTTATTCACAGAATTTGAAATTCGTGATCGATGATGGTGAACCTATAGCACCCACTAGTTTTGATAAGGCTACTGGTCTTTATACTTTAAGTTACACTCCTACTACAAATCGTGATGTTAAGGTTTCTGCTGTTTGTAGTAATGTTGAGGCTTTAGATGTTGAAGCGGTTTATATTCCGGTTAAGGCTGTATCTGGTTTAACTTTAAACATTACTGAAAATCCTGTTTATGCTGGTGATTTTGTTGTCAACGCTACTTTAAATTCAACTATTTCCAGTGAAAGTATTGTTTTCAATATTACTGATTCTTCCGGTGAGGTTGTTAAAACAATCGTTTCAGATATCACTAATGGTTTTGCTAGTGAATCCTTGAATGATTTGCCTGCTGGTGATTATACCTTGACTGCTGTTTACGCTGGTGATGATGATTTTGCTCCAGCAACTATCAGCAAAGCATTCACTATTAATAAGGCAGATTCAAGCATTGAATTGTCTCTTGTAAGTGATGATGTTTATGTTGGTGATGCCATTGGCGTTCAAGCTGTATTGCCAAGTTCCGCTACTGGCACTGTAACATTCCGTCTTAAAGACTCACAGCAAATAATCACTGTTTCCGGTGAAACCGCTAGTGCTATTTTTGCTGGTTTAGGGGAAGGTGAATATACTGTTTATGCAACCTACTCTGGTGATGCTAATTATAATCCTAGTGAAGAGGTTAACGTCACATTCAATGTTGTTAAGAAGGATGTTGAGTTTTATGTAAGTGATGGTTGGGTCAGTTTAGGTGAGGATGCTGAGATTTATGTTTATGACTTGCCTGATGATGCAACCGGTAACATAACTTATTATATTAACAGTTTTGATCCTGAAGTTCGTGACGTTGATGAATCATTAACTCTTAGTGACTTGCCTATCGGCAAATACAGTGTACGTGCCGTTTACTCCGGTGATGATAAGTATAACGGCAATGAAGCAACCGGTGATCTTGAAGTTTATTATAATCTTGAACTTGAAGAGGACGAGTTCGGTTATGGTGATGATGCTTTAATCAATATCACTTTCCCTGAAGAGCTCAACGGCATGTTAGGAGTCATTGTTGACGGTAACACTTCTGGTGCTATCAGTGCCAATGTCGTTAACGGTACTGCTGTTTTCACCTTATCCAACTTGACTGTAGGTGAACACACTCTTGATTTAACCTATCAGGGAGATAAAACATTTGAAACCACAGCTACAATCACTGTTACTCCTAAGATATCTTCTCTTGATGATTTAACCACCGGCGACAACACCATTAGTCTTGATTTACCGTCTGATGCAACAGGTAATATGACTATATATGTTGATGACAATGACCCTGTTGTTGTAGAGGTTGTTAACGGTACCGCAAAGTATGATTTGAATAATTTAAGTGCTGGTGAACATGAGATTACTGTTGCTTATGAAGGTAACTATCCAAGCTTCAGCACTTATAAGGATGTCAGTGTCGCCAAGGCAACCCCAACCGCCAGTGTGAATGCTCCTTCCAGCATTACTGCAGGTCAAACAGTCACCATTCCTATCAATTTACCAAGTGATGCTACTGGTGTCGTATTGGTTGATGTGGATGGTAAGAAATACTATGCTGATGTTGCTAAAGGTGTTGCAAGTGTCGCTGTTGCAGGTTTGACTGCTGGTAATAAGGTATTGACTTATAAATATCTTGGTGACAGCAAGTATGCAGCTTCCACAGGTTCCGCTACTTTGAAGGTTGTTGCTCCTAAAGCTGCTGATAAGATTACTTTAACACTTAAGAAAGTTACCGTTAAAAGGTCTGCTAAAAAACTTGTCATTAAAGCAACCCTGAAAATCAACGGCAAAGTGGTTAAGGGCAAGAAAGTAACCTTTAAGTTTAAAGGTAAAAAGTACACTGCCAAGACCAATGCTAAAGGTGTTGCTAAAATCACAGTTAAAAAATCAGTTCTTAAAAAACTCAAAAAGGGTAAAAAAGTAACTTACACCGCAACATATGGCAAAACAACCGCTAAAAAAACAGTTAAAGTCAAAAAGTAAATGATTAAATTATTCATTTACTTCTCTTTTTTTATTTTTTT
This DNA window, taken from Methanobrevibacter sp., encodes the following:
- a CDS encoding Ig-like domain repeat protein; its protein translation is MDNKSIFVSLIFLMFLVGISFVSAQDISSLEEVSSVEVADDVISVDDSVDDVSTSDVGDEVISDSGSTQYANSWADLKSDVEDSSVDTVKLNASDIAPSSSSSDQISINHDITIVGEEGSYIGSADWNSAPVYNYIPIVTSGNNLNVKFENVTFQYLSDNILMKLMGNGNYVFKNCVFNNINCTGSHQSVIWLNYGYALLENCTFTNIKSSYGAITNYYTSWGTAVNNARMTVKDCEFYDNIGLSEPGCINNCGYLEVYDSTFENNRANWWAGAIHTHNYANTSIWNSVFRNNKAGWNGGALYAYSDLQVYNSTFIENTCTGQYGGGAIGSSNRVRVTVDNCLFKNNNAPNSAGGAIWANGAGYLNVTDSEFINNTAPVNKGMDIYYSYTGSSSTAAYFNCYYNDFYGANNATYSIYTSNSYLNVNGMDTNNFYDIGDYVEPSEENDTNGSSGTVIVPDNFNGTQLWNASLSGALGGTPLIDGDVIYVPNGHSIYCLNITNGDLIWSASSPWTDYPDYDNFHDLALHNGVLVAPCDMDKLYFFDAATGSEVNATSDMWKASSKYGVLINDDTIYVSSEYPYGENGNAWIAVVKQVNGVYTYMGSILEINGVENYALLSAPVLWNNYLWVNTVNGLMRVDLTTNASSIILANTVGKPVIGGDYLYILTSNNHIRGIDSTGSVVKDITVGGNVGSTLAINSANTVLYTVNAEGNIYRAGVSSSSANYITQINPVSSALAVGSDGYLYIGDDAGILWVIDIYYSLNKWRSTVVWAYNTTSTIHGEVINNNMVYVGTEDTFYVLYNNLLSNGINEQLNKYNSLLSNKNEKLSSYEDILNAASEKIIPEGTLTYNVFMDGDSTYYLNGTYYINSGIMLGVNEDMVSLNNICIKPQEGTNATIVFKKYLNYHDPSLLYIPSGENITIENIKFTTTSDYTNGYGIIYIIGDVKNLYFKNCTFENCIDNYLSGEDCAIFNVDYSYDEDNNPIAKPSNVVINKCTFVTCSKLNENIFTRNVDLINISDCIFEENNLKSSEIVSEANIALNNNKFDSANPITIEGNGKIVSDVSFNVLTKSLILGEAGSIVGELVDDNGNRIYSQNLKFVIDDGEPIAPTSFDKATGLYTLSYTPTTNRDVKVSAVCSNVEALDVEAVYIPVKAVSGLTLNITENPVYAGDFVVNATLNSTISSESIVFNITDSSGEVVKTIVSDITNGFASESLNDLPAGDYTLTAVYAGDDDFAPATISKAFTINKADSSIELSLVSDDVYVGDAIGVQAVLPSSATGTVTFRLKDSQQIITVSGETASAIFAGLGEGEYTVYATYSGDANYNPSEEVNVTFNVVKKDVEFYVSDGWVSLGEDAEIYVYDLPDDATGNITYYINSFDPEVRDVDESLTLSDLPIGKYSVRAVYSGDDKYNGNEATGDLEVYYNLELEEDEFGYGDDALINITFPEELNGMLGVIVDGNTSGAISANVVNGTAVFTLSNLTVGEHTLDLTYQGDKTFETTATITVTPKISSLDDLTTGDNTISLDLPSDATGNMTIYVDDNDPVVVEVVNGTAKYDLNNLSAGEHEITVAYEGNYPSFSTYKDVSVAKATPTASVNAPSSITAGQTVTIPINLPSDATGVVLVDVDGKKYYADVAKGVASVAVAGLTAGNKVLTYKYLGDSKYAASTGSATLKVVAPKAADKITLTLKKVTVKRSAKKLVIKATLKINGKVVKGKKVTFKFKGKKYTAKTNAKGVAKITVKKSVLKKLKKGKKVTYTATYGKTTAKKTVKVKK